Proteins co-encoded in one Amaranthus tricolor cultivar Red isolate AtriRed21 chromosome 7, ASM2621246v1, whole genome shotgun sequence genomic window:
- the LOC130817618 gene encoding LEAF RUST 10 DISEASE-RESISTANCE LOCUS RECEPTOR-LIKE PROTEIN KINASE-like 1.4: MLVSSVTCIPKFHLPMLLSRRFSSNPMNANLESGSFFCGIPIFTYSELQEATNKFNMVLGDGGFGIVYYGKLRDGREVAVKRLYEKNYKQVGQFMNEIDILTSLNHHNLVKLYGCTSRHCLELILVYEFIPNGTVADHIYGDRKGSETLSWAMRMKIAIETASALSYLHDSDVIHRDVKTNNILLDENFSVKVADFGLSRFFRFDATHISTAPQGTPGYLDPGYYKCYQLTSKSDVYSFGVVLIELISSLPAVDISRQEDEINLSDYAMKRIQKNSLSDLFDPKLGFDSDLKVERMITQVAELAFRCLQEDKELRPSMREILEVLRLIDSKENDVLEAKAVDKIRTSINCNSMPVEMV; encoded by the exons ATGTTGGTTTCTTCTGTTACATGTATCCCAAAATTCCACTTACCTATGTTACTATCAAGAAGGTTTTCCTCTAATCCTATGAATGCTAACCTTGAATCTGGAAGCTTCTTCTGTGGTATACCAATCTTTACCTACAGCGAGCTCCAAGAAGCTACCAATAAGTTCAATATGGTATTAGGTGATGGAGGCTTTGGCATTGTCTATTATG GAAAACTCAGAGATGGCAGAGAAGTAGCAGTCAAGCGTTTATATGAGAAGAACTACAAACAAGTGGGGCAATTTATGAATGAAATCGATATTTTAACTAGCTTGAATCACCACAATCTTGTCAAATTATACGGATGCACTTCAAGACATTGTTTAGAGCTTATCCTAGTTTACGAATTCATTCCCAATGGAACAGTAGCCGACCATATTTATGGAGATCGAAAGGGATCTGAAACCTTGTCTTGGGCTATGAGAATGAAGATCGCAATTGAAACTGCCAGTGCATTGTCTTATCTACATGATTCGGATGTTATACACCGTGatgtaaaaacaaataatatccTCCTTGACGAAAACTTCTCAGTCAAAGTAGCTGATTTTGGCCTCTCAAGGTTCTTTCGCTTTGATGCTACCCATATTTCAACAGCCCCACAAGGAACACCAGGGTATTTAGACCCTGGCTATTACAAATGTTACCAATTAACTAGTAAGAGTGACGTTTATAGCTTTGGAGTTGTTCTTATTGAGCTGATATCTTCATTACCCGCAGTTGACATTAGTAGACAAGAAGATGAGATTAATTTATCAGACTATGCAATGAAAAGAATCCAAAAAAATTCATTGAGTGATTTGTTTGATCCAAAGCTTGGTTTTGACTCAGATTTGAAGGTGGAAAGGATGATAACTCAAGTGGCAGAGCTTGCCTTTCGGTGTTTGCAAGAAGACAAGGAACTTAGACCCTCTATGCGTGAGATTCTGGAAGTTCTGAGGCTGATAGACAGCAAAGAAAATGACGTATTGGAAGCTAAGGCTGTGGACAAGATAAGAACATCAATAAATTGTAATTCCATGCCTGTTGAAATGGTATAA
- the LOC130818544 gene encoding uncharacterized protein LOC130818544 isoform X1 translates to MLGHRHWPTSQLVKPLPPPLRNMPERPTKNKRKPEFVEGRDGMKKNKNFVERDFKQNKCGNCGGLDHYKKTCKNPSKSNEASTSAAPVKGGRSKQHPSITPPTTSLSPTATQTTTTTTTNCGQRRIKHVARRKKPDKSTLTQGSQQQLSYVNDVVDQSSQV, encoded by the coding sequence ATGCTTGGTCACAGGCATTGGCCAACTTCTCAATTGGTTAAGCCTCTTCCTCCACCTCTTAGAAATATGCCAGAAAGACCCACAAAAAACAAGCGAAAGCCCGAGTTTGTTGAGGGCAGAGATggaatgaagaagaacaagaatttTGTTGAAAGGGACTTCAAGCAAAACAAGTGTGGGAACTGTGGAGGGCTTGACCATTACAAGAAGACTTGTAAAAACCCATCCAAATCAAATGAGGCATCCACTAGTGCAGCACCAGTTAAAGGAGGAAGATCAAAACAGCATCCTAGTATAACTCCACCAACTACATCATTATCCCCTACAGCAACTCaaaccacaaccacaaccacaactAATTGTGGTCAACGAAGGATTAAACATGTTGCAAGGAGGAAGAAGCCGGACAAGTCTACACTAACACAAGGCAGTCAACAACAATTAAGCTATGTTAATGATGTAGTAGACCAAAGTAGTCAAGTTTGA
- the LOC130817758 gene encoding mediator of RNA polymerase II transcription subunit 20a yields MTVKWVLHWQPNAGTTVNTQIMNEICQHVETLNGVKDSRWKSIITFYRPITRDQSMAAEFPRDFLGISIPEQPNKYYFIIRGNRIVLEADLSIQTIMEKLQSYKSRVSLNFEGIQYQLGDFQVRVGKVSPSHAETIRGIVMEVEYLPISSIEKSKQILEEFVNIWNETLSKRSLPGQFLHMESNFGDYGLTDHYTPQHTAVQYATVMAQLIATVQVQAQSNQMARN; encoded by the exons ATGACTGTGAAATG GGTTCTACACTGGCAGCCCAATGCAGGAACTACAGTTAACACCcaaataatgaatgaaatttGCCAACATGTAGAGACCTTAAATGGTGTCAAAGATAGCCGCTGGAAATCTATCATCACCTTTTACAGGCCCATCACTCGAg ATCAATCGATGGCAGCTGAATTCCCTCGTGATTTTCTTGGTATTTCAATTCCGGAGCAGCCTAACAAATACTACTTTATTATTCGTGGCAATCGAATTGTTCTTGAAGCAGATTTGAGTATACAAACAATCATGGAGAAATTGCAATCTTACAAGTCCAGGGTGTCCCTCAATTTTGAG GGAATTCAGTACCAGCTTGGTGATTTTCAAGTGAGGGTGGGAAAGGTTTCGCCTAGTCACGCTGAAACAATTAGAGGGATAGTTATGGAG GTTGAGTATCTTCCAATTTCTTCTATCGAAAAATCCAAGCAAATCCTCGAAGAATTTGTCAATATTTGGAATGAAACGCTGTCCAAGAGGTCATTACCGGGTCAGTTTCTGCATATGGAATCAAACTTTGGAGATTATGGGTTAACAGATCACTATACACCTCAACATACAGCCGTTCAGTATGCTACTGTCATGGCACAATTGATTGCAACCGTGCAGGTGCAAGCGCAATCAAATCAAATGGCCAGAAATTAG
- the LOC130818544 gene encoding uncharacterized protein LOC130818544 isoform X2: MTSNQWLMLLVWLQERGDAVTFMSDGQKGLLEAFHNVVPQAEISIISITKSMRSRQFWLTHTLTWPPFQHVIGLDMTSQRDVSPECF, encoded by the exons ATGACCTCAAATCAGTGGCTCATGCTACTAGTTTGGTTGCAAGAAAGAGGTGATGCAGTCACCTTTATGAGTGATGGACAAAAG GGTTTGTTAGAGGCTTTTCATAATGTGGTTCCACAAGCAGAGATAAG CATTATTTCGATAACCAAATCAATGAGATCAAGGCAATTTTGGTTGACGCATACGCTTACTTGGCCGCCATTCCAGCATGTCATTGGTCTAGACATGACTTCCCAACGAGATGTAAGTCCGGAATGCTTTTAA
- the LOC130817561 gene encoding flowering locus K homology domain-like: MTETEHNIAENNEDQTFMQASEQHFNLIGDEFDQQNLVGSVPEEYQCTENEADNQNMTIHDQDFSVNEIENNYGVLPEQTFAENENEHSLDGDEANNGLDGEQLKQESSDNETNELGNDSENTHFEKKDEHENNLAAVSDEKKWPGWPGESVFRMLVPSQKVGNIIGRKGEYIKKIVEETRARIKVMEGPPGSQVRAVMVSAKEEPGNSLPPAMDGLLRVHRRIVDGLDGDSSKGQDPPAGGTVSTRLLVPGAQAGNLIGKQGAIVKSIQESTNCIVRVLKQEELPVFALQDDRVVEVAGEAVDVHKAIEQIGSLLRKFLVDRSVIPVIEKLMQAPNTPMEHLPPQPWGPHHGYPPSGAGGYGGYNMQYMPPPRQTDNYYPAAEIVSPPDRQPQQGVSAYGRKPPIGVHASSNAQSTPSFNTQLTQHMQVPLIYADYVIGTNGATISYIRRSSGATVTVQETRGVPGEMTVEINGTAVQVQGAQQLIQNFMADAAKAATATATAAAPATATATATATTAPTQPVEATAQVYNQGYSSYAAPASFYGSAPASAGYATQPGAYGSAYGGNYGY; this comes from the exons ATGACAGAAACAGAGCATAATATTGCTGAGAACAATGAGGACCAGACATTTATGCAGGCATCTGAGCAACATTTTAATCTTATTGGTGATGAGTTTGACCAGCAAAATCTTGTTGGAAGTGTGCCTGAAGAGTACCAGTGTACTGAGAATGAGGCAGACAACCAAAACATGACGATACATGACCAGGATTTTTCTGTTAATGAGATTGAAAACAATTATGGAGTTCTACCTGAGCAAACTTTTGCTGAAAATGAGAATGAGCATTCTTTAGATGGAGATGAGGCTAATAATGGATTGGATGGGGAACAACTGAAACAAGAGTCATCTGATAATGAAACAAATGAATTGGGTAATGATTCAGAGAATACACATTTTGAGAAAAAGGATGAACATGAAAACAATTTAGCTGCTGTTAGTGATGAAAAGAAATGGCCTGGGTGGCCCGGAGAGAGTGTTTTTAGGATGTTGGTACCTTCTCAAAAGGTTGGTAATATTATTGGGCGCAAAGGTGAGTATATCAAGAAAATTGTTGAGGAGACTAGGGCCCGTATCAAGGTTATGGAAGGCCCACCCGGATCACAAGTGAGAGCT GTAATGGTCTCAGCTAAGGAGGAACCAGGTAATTCTCTTCCACCAGCAATGGATGGACTTTTGAGGGTTCACAGGCGTATTGTGGATGGACTGGATGGTGATTCTTCTAAGGGTCAGGACCCACCTGCAGGAGGCACGGTTTCAACAAGGTTGCTAGTGCCTGGTGCCCAGGCTGGCAATTTGATTGGAAAGCAGGGAGCTATTGTTAAATCAATTCAGGAATCTACGAATTGTATTGTTAGGGTTCTTAAACAAG AGGAACTTCCTGTTTTTGCTCTTCAAGATGATCGAGTGGTTGAAGTAGCTGGGGAAGCTGTTGATGTTCACAAAGCTATTGAACAGATTGGTTCACTTTTGAGGAAGTTTTTAGTTGATCGAAGTGTAATACCCGTTATCGAAAAGCTG ATGCAAGCACCAAATACACCCATGGAACATTTACCGCCTCAGCCTTGGGGTCCTCATCATGGTTATCCGCCCAGTGGGGCTGGTGGATATGGGGGCTATAACATGCAATACATGCCACCACCACGTCAAACTGACAATTATTATCCAGCTGCAGAGATTGTATCCCCACCTGACAGGCAGCCTCAACAAGGAGTATCAGCTTATGGAAGAAAACCTCCAATAGGTGTCCATGCTTCGTCTAATGCTCAATCAACACCATCTTTTAATACACAG CTCACACAGCACATGCAGGTCCCTTTGATATATGCAGATTATGTAATTGGGACTAATGGTGCCACTATCAGCTACATCCGGCGGTCCAGTGGGGCAACTGTTACTGTACAGGAGACAAGAGGTGTTCCAGGAGAAATGACAGTTGAGATAAATGGAACTGCAGTACAAGTTCAAGGCGCTCAGCAACTTATACAG AATTTCATGGCAGATGCAGCAAAGGCAGCCACAGCCACTGCCACAGCCGCAGCCCCAGCCACAGCCACAGCCACAGCCACAGCAACCACTGCTCCAACTCAACCAGTTGAGGCCACTGCTCAGGTTTACAACCAAGGTTATAGTTCATATGCGGCTCCTGCATCATTTTATGGATCGGCTCCTGCTAGTGCTGGATATGCAACCCAACCTGGAGCTTATGGGTCAGCTTATGGTGGAAATTATGGATATTAG